The following are encoded in a window of Pseudomonas sp. JQ170C genomic DNA:
- a CDS encoding LysR family transcriptional regulator yields the protein MVRCGGFSAAQAALNAGQSTISEQMTHLETRLGVKLCQRGRSGFRLTEQGVAIHEATVRLLSAVESFCLDADVLKQHISGKLNLGIIDSTLTDPDSPLPRTTQRFVSRGHDAHLHIYIGAPAELEERVLDGRLHLAIGHFPLRVSGLSYLPLYNEALGLYCGRRHPLHASKASNGRLLEEVRACRIVVRGYMHEYDLEQLGMTKAAATVENIEAAAILIISGAYIGFLPVHFAEQWVKTGEMRRLGASALDLTSPFDVITRRGVSPPPILRAFLEDLNACTQQPGLA from the coding sequence ATTGTCAGGTGCGGTGGCTTTTCCGCGGCGCAGGCCGCCCTCAATGCCGGTCAGTCGACGATCAGCGAACAGATGACGCACCTGGAAACCCGCCTGGGGGTCAAGCTCTGCCAGCGCGGACGCAGCGGCTTTCGCCTCACCGAGCAAGGCGTTGCCATCCATGAGGCCACCGTACGCCTGCTCAGCGCGGTCGAGAGCTTCTGCCTGGACGCCGACGTGCTCAAGCAGCACATCAGCGGCAAGCTCAACCTGGGCATCATCGACTCCACCCTGACCGACCCCGACTCGCCGCTGCCGCGTACCACCCAGCGCTTTGTCTCGCGCGGCCACGACGCCCACCTGCACATCTACATCGGTGCCCCCGCCGAGCTGGAGGAACGTGTGCTGGACGGTCGCCTGCACCTGGCCATCGGTCACTTCCCCCTGCGCGTGTCAGGGCTGTCCTACCTGCCCCTCTACAACGAAGCCCTGGGACTCTACTGTGGCCGCCGCCATCCGCTGCACGCGAGCAAGGCATCGAACGGCCGACTGCTCGAGGAGGTTCGCGCCTGCCGTATCGTCGTGCGTGGCTACATGCATGAGTACGACCTGGAGCAACTGGGGATGACCAAGGCCGCAGCCACCGTCGAGAACATCGAGGCGGCAGCGATCCTGATCATCTCGGGTGCCTACATCGGCTTTCTCCCCGTGCATTTCGCCGAGCAGTGGGTCAAGACCGGAGAAATGCGCCGCCTGGGTGCCAGCGCGCTGGACCTGACTTCACCCTTCGACGTCATCACCCGACGCGGCGTATCGCCACCACCGATACTGCGCGCGTTCCTCGAAGACCTGAACGCCTGCACGCAACAGCCCGGGCTCGCCTGA
- the mexE gene encoding multidrug efflux RND transporter periplasmic adaptor subunit MexE has product MEQSLKPLRYPLALLAVLVMSACGRTPEAVQAPAAAKVSVAKVLEQPINEWDEFTGRLEAPETVEVRPRVSGQVDLVAFTEGAQVKKGDLLFQIDPRPFQAEVRRLEAQLQQARATASRSENEARRGERLRTSNAISAELAESRTSAAAEARAGVAAIQAQLDLARLNLSFTRVTAPISGQVSRALFTAGNIVTADVTPLTSVVSTDKVYAYFDADERVYLKYTQLARDGQRGQSTPVYLGLSNETGNPHLGQMNFVDNQVNPKTGTIRGRAVFDNSDGQFTPGLYARLKLVGSATYSAVLINDEAVGTDLGKKFVLVMDKDNNAAYRAVELGPKLEGLRIVRSGLSKEDRIVVKGLQRVRPGSPVDPQDTPMASEATIAALAQQRQALEASNPGKSAAPATVKLASASAPRG; this is encoded by the coding sequence ATGGAACAGTCACTCAAACCTTTGCGATACCCCCTGGCTCTATTGGCAGTACTGGTGATGAGTGCCTGTGGTCGCACCCCGGAGGCCGTCCAGGCCCCGGCGGCGGCCAAGGTCAGCGTGGCCAAGGTGCTGGAACAACCGATCAATGAATGGGACGAGTTCACCGGTCGCCTCGAGGCACCCGAGACGGTCGAGGTCCGCCCACGGGTCTCCGGCCAGGTCGACCTGGTTGCCTTTACCGAAGGCGCTCAGGTGAAGAAAGGCGATCTGCTGTTCCAGATCGACCCGCGTCCGTTCCAGGCCGAGGTCCGCCGCCTTGAAGCCCAGTTGCAGCAAGCCCGTGCCACCGCCAGCCGCAGTGAGAACGAAGCACGCCGCGGTGAGCGCCTGCGCACCAGCAACGCCATCTCTGCCGAGCTGGCCGAGTCGCGCACCAGCGCCGCCGCCGAGGCCCGCGCCGGTGTCGCCGCGATCCAGGCACAACTGGACCTGGCCCGCCTGAACCTGAGCTTTACCCGCGTCACCGCGCCGATCAGCGGCCAGGTCAGCCGTGCCCTGTTCACCGCCGGCAATATCGTCACCGCTGACGTCACCCCGCTGACCAGCGTGGTGTCCACCGACAAGGTCTACGCCTACTTCGACGCCGACGAGCGCGTGTACCTCAAGTACACCCAGCTGGCCCGCGACGGCCAGCGCGGCCAGAGCACCCCGGTGTACCTCGGCCTGTCCAACGAAACCGGCAACCCGCACCTGGGCCAGATGAACTTCGTCGACAACCAGGTCAACCCCAAGACCGGCACCATCCGTGGCCGCGCGGTGTTCGACAACAGTGACGGCCAGTTCACCCCGGGCCTGTATGCGCGCCTCAAGCTGGTGGGCAGCGCGACCTACTCGGCCGTGCTGATCAACGACGAAGCCGTGGGCACCGACCTTGGCAAGAAGTTCGTGCTGGTGATGGACAAGGACAACAACGCCGCATACCGCGCCGTCGAACTGGGCCCCAAGCTTGAGGGCCTGCGTATCGTGCGCAGCGGCCTGAGCAAGGAGGACCGCATCGTGGTCAAGGGCCTGCAGCGTGTACGCCCAGGCTCGCCCGTCGATCCGCAGGACACCCCGATGGCCAGCGAAGCGACCATCGCCGCCCTCGCCCAACAACGCCAGGCGCTGGAAGCCAGCAACCCGGGCAAGTCTGCTGCCCCTGCCACCGTCAAGCTCGCCAGTGCCTCGGCACCGCGCGGTTAA
- a CDS encoding efflux RND transporter permease subunit, translating to MNFSKFFITRPIFAAVLSLLILIAGSISLFQLPISEYPEVVPPTVVVRANFPGANPKVIGETVAAPLEQAITGVENMLYMSSQSTADGKLTLTITFALGTDLDNAQVQVQNRVTRTQPKLPEEVTRIGITVDKASPDLTMVVHLTSPDNRYDMLYLSNYAILNIKDELARLGGVGDVQLFGMGDYSLRVWLDPNKTASRNLTASDVVAAIREQNRQVAAGQLGAPPAPGSTSFQLSVNTQGRLVSEEEFENIIIRAGADGEITRLKDIARVELGSSQYALRSLLNNQPAVAIPIFQRPGSNAIEISDEVRSKMAELKKDFPEGMDYSIVYDPTVFVRGSIEAVVHTLFEALVLVVLVVILFLQTWRASIIPLVAVPVSLIGTFAVMHLFGFSLNALSLFGLVLAIGIVVDDAIVVVENVERNIGLGLKPLEATQKAMGEVTGPIIATALVLCAVFVPAAFISGLTGQFYKQFALTIAISTVISAFNSLTLSPALAAVLLQEHHAPKDRFSRVLERLFGGWLFGPFNRFFERASHSYVGTVGRVIRSSGIALFVYGGLIVMTWLGFSSTPTGFVPAQDKQYLVAFAQLPDAASLDRTEAVIKKMSEIALKQPGVADSVAFPGLSINGFTNSPNSGIVFTPLKPFDERKDPSQSAAAIAAALNAQFADIEDAYIAIFPPPPVQGLGTIGGFRLQIEDRGNLGYEALYKETQNIIAKSHNVPELAGLFTSYQVNVPQVDAAIDREKAKTHGVAISDIFDTLQIYLGSLYTNDFNRFGRTYQVNVQAEQQFRLEAEQIGQLKVRNNQGEMIPLATFIKVSDTSGPDRVMHYNGFITAEINGAAAPGYSSGQAEKAIEKLLKEELPNGMTFEWTELTYQQILSGNTALFVFPLCVLLAFLVLAAQYESWSLPLAVILIVPMTLLSAITGVILSGGDNNIFTQIGLIVLVGLACKNAILIVEFAKDKQAEGLDPLAAVLEACRLRLRPILMTSIAFIMGVVPLVFSSGAGAEMRHAMGVAVFSGMIGVTFFGLLLTPVFFVLIRRYVERSQARKAARVLKLESHA from the coding sequence ATGAATTTTTCCAAGTTCTTTATTACCCGGCCGATCTTCGCCGCGGTGCTGTCGCTGTTGATCCTGATTGCCGGCAGCATCTCGCTGTTCCAGCTGCCGATCAGCGAATACCCGGAAGTGGTACCGCCCACCGTCGTGGTGCGGGCCAACTTCCCCGGGGCCAACCCGAAGGTGATCGGCGAAACCGTCGCGGCGCCTTTGGAGCAGGCCATCACCGGCGTGGAGAACATGCTGTACATGTCCTCCCAGTCCACCGCTGACGGCAAGCTGACCCTGACCATCACCTTCGCCCTGGGCACCGACCTGGACAACGCCCAGGTACAGGTGCAGAACCGCGTGACCCGGACCCAGCCCAAGCTGCCCGAGGAGGTCACCCGGATCGGTATCACCGTCGACAAGGCCTCGCCCGACCTGACCATGGTCGTGCACCTGACCTCGCCGGACAATCGCTACGACATGCTCTACCTGTCCAACTACGCGATCCTCAATATCAAGGACGAGCTGGCGCGCCTGGGCGGTGTCGGCGATGTGCAGCTGTTCGGCATGGGCGACTACTCCCTGCGGGTATGGCTGGACCCGAACAAGACGGCATCGCGCAACCTCACCGCCAGCGACGTGGTCGCCGCCATTCGCGAGCAGAACCGCCAGGTGGCCGCTGGCCAGCTCGGCGCCCCGCCCGCACCCGGCAGCACCAGTTTCCAGCTGTCGGTGAACACCCAGGGCCGCCTGGTCAGTGAAGAAGAGTTCGAGAACATCATCATCCGCGCCGGTGCCGATGGCGAGATTACCCGCCTGAAAGACATCGCCCGGGTCGAGCTGGGCTCGAGCCAGTACGCCCTGCGTTCCTTGCTCAACAACCAGCCGGCCGTGGCCATCCCGATCTTCCAGCGCCCGGGCTCCAATGCCATCGAGATCTCCGATGAAGTGCGCTCGAAAATGGCCGAGCTGAAGAAGGACTTCCCCGAAGGCATGGACTACAGCATCGTCTATGACCCGACCGTGTTCGTGCGCGGCTCCATCGAGGCGGTGGTTCACACCCTGTTCGAGGCCCTGGTGCTGGTAGTGCTGGTGGTGATCCTGTTCCTGCAGACCTGGCGCGCCTCGATCATCCCGCTGGTGGCGGTACCGGTCTCGCTGATCGGCACCTTCGCGGTGATGCACCTGTTCGGCTTCTCGCTCAACGCCCTGTCGCTGTTCGGCCTGGTGCTGGCCATCGGCATCGTGGTGGACGACGCCATCGTGGTGGTGGAGAACGTCGAGCGTAACATCGGCCTGGGGCTCAAACCCCTGGAAGCTACGCAAAAGGCCATGGGCGAAGTGACCGGGCCGATCATCGCCACGGCGCTGGTGCTGTGCGCCGTGTTCGTGCCGGCGGCGTTCATCTCCGGCCTTACCGGGCAGTTCTACAAGCAGTTCGCCTTGACCATCGCCATTTCGACGGTGATCTCGGCCTTCAACTCCCTGACCCTGTCGCCTGCGCTGGCCGCGGTGCTGCTGCAGGAACACCATGCGCCCAAGGACCGCTTCTCCCGTGTGCTGGAGCGCCTGTTCGGTGGCTGGTTGTTCGGCCCGTTCAACCGCTTTTTCGAGCGTGCCAGCCACAGTTATGTCGGCACCGTCGGCCGGGTCATCCGCAGCAGCGGCATTGCCCTGTTCGTGTATGGCGGCCTGATTGTCATGACCTGGCTGGGCTTCTCCTCGACGCCGACCGGATTCGTGCCTGCGCAAGACAAGCAGTACCTGGTGGCCTTCGCCCAGTTGCCGGACGCGGCCAGCCTCGATCGCACCGAGGCGGTGATCAAGAAGATGAGCGAGATCGCCCTCAAGCAGCCAGGCGTGGCCGATTCGGTGGCCTTCCCGGGCCTGTCGATCAACGGCTTCACCAACAGCCCGAACAGCGGCATCGTGTTCACCCCGCTCAAGCCGTTCGATGAGCGCAAGGACCCGAGCCAGTCGGCCGCCGCCATTGCTGCCGCGCTGAACGCACAGTTCGCCGATATCGAAGATGCCTACATCGCCATCTTCCCGCCGCCGCCGGTACAGGGGCTGGGCACCATCGGTGGTTTCCGCCTGCAGATCGAGGACCGGGGCAACCTGGGTTACGAAGCGCTGTACAAGGAAACCCAGAACATCATCGCCAAGAGCCACAACGTGCCGGAGCTGGCCGGGTTGTTCACCAGTTACCAGGTCAACGTGCCGCAGGTCGATGCCGCCATCGACCGGGAAAAGGCCAAGACCCACGGCGTGGCCATCAGCGATATCTTCGACACCCTGCAGATCTACCTGGGTTCGCTGTACACCAACGACTTCAACCGCTTTGGCCGCACCTACCAGGTCAACGTCCAGGCCGAGCAGCAGTTCCGCCTCGAAGCCGAGCAGATCGGCCAGTTGAAAGTGCGCAACAATCAGGGCGAGATGATCCCGCTGGCGACCTTCATCAAGGTCAGCGACACCTCCGGGCCTGACCGCGTGATGCACTACAACGGCTTTATCACCGCCGAGATCAACGGCGCCGCGGCCCCGGGCTACAGCTCCGGCCAGGCGGAAAAGGCCATCGAGAAACTGCTCAAGGAAGAACTGCCCAACGGCATGACCTTTGAATGGACGGAACTGACCTACCAACAGATCCTTTCCGGCAACACCGCGCTGTTCGTGTTCCCCCTCTGCGTACTGCTGGCCTTCCTGGTGCTCGCGGCCCAGTACGAAAGCTGGAGCCTGCCACTGGCGGTGATCCTGATTGTGCCGATGACCCTGCTCTCGGCGATTACCGGGGTGATCCTGTCGGGCGGTGACAACAACATCTTCACCCAGATCGGCTTGATCGTACTGGTGGGGCTGGCGTGCAAGAACGCCATCCTGATTGTCGAGTTCGCCAAGGACAAACAGGCCGAGGGCCTCGACCCGCTGGCTGCGGTGCTGGAAGCCTGCCGCCTGCGTCTGCGGCCGATCCTGATGACCTCGATTGCCTTCATCATGGGTGTGGTGCCGCTGGTGTTCTCCTCCGGCGCCGGTGCCGAAATGCGTCACGCCATGGGTGTGGCGGTGTTCTCCGGGATGATCGGGGTGACCTTCTTCGGCCTGCTGCTGACCCCTGTGTTCTTTGTTCTGATCCGCCGTTATGTCGAACGCAGCCAGGCCCGCAAGGCGGCCCGTGTGCTGAAGCTGGAGAGCCACGCATGA
- a CDS encoding aldehyde dehydrogenase family protein: MDNKVKAYLQAFGVSEATQRFLSKPQRMFIGGAWLEASDGASAEVIEPSTEGVLTRIPMGTCEDLDRAVHAARAQFDGGPWSQLKPLERERLIHRLADLIDANAEELAQIESIDMGKSVAQARAVDIQGTIDTLRYFAGWASKIHGRTVEPSLPGNYLAYTRKEAVGVVGAIVPWNFPLQTMAWKLGAALATGCTVVVKPAELTSLSALRFAELVQEAGIPDGVLNIVTGRGSVVGTAMSSHPGIDKLSFTGSTPVGCSVGKAAMDQMKRLTLELGGKSPVIVFADADIEAAAEAVANGVFFNSGQVCDAGTRAYVERSIYPAFLEALARYTATLKIAPGLDPDCFISPMVSRQQQQRVLEYIAVGKAEGAQLYYGGEPIEGPGFFVQPTIFAHCNNAMRIVREEIFGPVLVTMPFDSQEQALALANDSAFGLAAAIYSNDLGKVHGLIPQLRAGTVYVNAHSTLDPSMPFGGYKQSGYGKDMGAEQLEFLLETKAVWITLP; encoded by the coding sequence GTGGACAACAAGGTAAAAGCCTACCTGCAGGCCTTCGGCGTCAGCGAGGCGACCCAGCGCTTTCTCTCCAAGCCCCAGCGCATGTTCATCGGTGGTGCCTGGCTCGAGGCCAGCGACGGCGCCAGCGCCGAGGTCATCGAGCCCTCCACCGAGGGGGTGTTGACCCGTATCCCGATGGGGACCTGCGAAGACCTCGACCGCGCGGTGCACGCCGCCCGGGCACAGTTCGACGGCGGCCCCTGGAGCCAGCTCAAGCCGCTGGAGCGCGAGCGTCTGATTCATCGCCTGGCGGATTTGATCGACGCCAATGCCGAGGAACTTGCGCAAATCGAATCCATCGACATGGGCAAGTCGGTCGCCCAGGCCCGTGCCGTGGATATCCAGGGCACCATCGACACACTGCGCTACTTCGCCGGGTGGGCCAGCAAGATCCACGGCCGCACCGTCGAACCCTCGCTGCCAGGCAACTACCTGGCCTACACCCGCAAAGAGGCCGTGGGTGTGGTCGGGGCTATCGTGCCCTGGAACTTCCCGCTGCAGACCATGGCCTGGAAGCTCGGTGCGGCCCTGGCGACCGGCTGCACGGTAGTGGTCAAGCCGGCCGAGCTGACCTCGCTGTCTGCCCTGCGTTTTGCCGAGCTGGTCCAGGAGGCAGGGATTCCCGACGGCGTGCTGAACATTGTCACCGGGCGCGGCAGTGTGGTGGGCACGGCGATGTCCAGCCACCCGGGCATCGACAAGCTGAGCTTTACCGGCTCCACGCCAGTGGGTTGCTCGGTGGGCAAGGCGGCCATGGACCAGATGAAACGCCTGACGCTCGAGCTGGGCGGCAAGTCGCCGGTGATCGTGTTCGCCGATGCCGATATCGAGGCGGCGGCCGAGGCGGTTGCCAACGGCGTATTCTTCAACTCCGGACAGGTGTGCGATGCGGGGACCCGCGCCTATGTCGAGCGCAGTATCTATCCCGCATTCCTCGAGGCGCTGGCCAGGTACACGGCCACCCTGAAGATTGCCCCGGGCCTGGACCCGGACTGTTTCATCAGCCCCATGGTGTCGCGTCAGCAACAGCAGCGGGTGCTGGAATACATCGCCGTGGGCAAGGCCGAAGGGGCGCAGCTGTATTACGGCGGCGAACCGATCGAGGGCCCTGGCTTCTTCGTGCAACCGACGATCTTCGCGCACTGCAACAACGCCATGCGTATCGTGCGCGAAGAAATTTTCGGGCCGGTACTGGTAACCATGCCTTTCGATAGCCAGGAGCAGGCGCTGGCCCTGGCCAACGATTCCGCGTTCGGCCTGGCGGCGGCGATTTACTCCAATGACCTGGGCAAGGTCCACGGCTTGATTCCGCAGTTGCGGGCCGGGACCGTCTACGTCAATGCCCACAGCACCCTGGACCCCTCCATGCCGTTCGGTGGCTACAAGCAATCGGGCTATGGCAAGGACATGGGCGCCGAACAACTGGAGTTTTTGCTGGAGACCAAGGCGGTCTGGATCACCTTGCCCTGA
- the speB gene encoding agmatinase has protein sequence MAKHGYESGRLNLPFVGHCTFAKSPICTDWAAIDADVAILGAPNDMGTQWRSGARFGPRGIREASTLFSFGHAGAYDFEDDATYLTDDQLRMVDVGDADIVHTDMATSNANIEAAVRQILAAGAMPVVLGGDHSIHAPVIKAFEGRGPIHIVHFDAHLDFVDERHGVRYGHGSPLRRASELDHIVGMTQMGIRNVSSSNRDDYDAARDAGSQILSVRDVRRLGCEGVMAKIPEDRDYYITIDIDGFDPSIAPGTGTPSHGGFFYYEVLEIIQALARRSKGRIVGMDLVEVAPAYDPAGVTSILAAQLLMNSIGFIFHARANAR, from the coding sequence ATGGCAAAGCACGGTTATGAATCCGGCCGTCTGAACCTGCCCTTCGTGGGCCATTGCACCTTCGCCAAGTCACCCATTTGCACGGACTGGGCGGCCATCGACGCCGACGTGGCGATCCTTGGCGCACCCAACGACATGGGTACCCAATGGCGCTCAGGGGCACGTTTCGGACCACGCGGCATCCGCGAGGCATCGACGCTGTTCTCGTTCGGCCATGCCGGCGCCTACGACTTTGAAGATGACGCCACCTACCTGACCGATGACCAGTTGCGCATGGTCGATGTCGGCGATGCCGATATCGTCCACACCGACATGGCCACCAGCAACGCCAATATCGAGGCGGCCGTGCGCCAGATCCTCGCGGCAGGTGCCATGCCGGTGGTCCTGGGCGGTGACCACTCGATCCACGCACCGGTGATCAAGGCCTTTGAAGGGCGCGGGCCGATCCACATCGTGCATTTCGATGCTCACCTGGACTTCGTCGATGAGCGTCACGGGGTCCGCTACGGTCACGGCAGCCCGCTGCGCCGCGCTTCGGAGCTGGATCACATCGTCGGCATGACCCAGATGGGCATCCGCAACGTGTCTTCCTCCAACCGCGACGACTACGATGCTGCCCGCGACGCCGGGTCGCAGATTCTCTCGGTGCGCGACGTACGGCGCCTGGGCTGCGAAGGGGTGATGGCGAAAATCCCCGAGGACCGTGATTATTACATCACCATCGACATCGACGGTTTCGACCCGTCCATTGCCCCCGGCACGGGGACCCCGAGTCATGGCGGTTTCTTCTACTACGAAGTGCTGGAAATCATCCAGGCGCTGGCCCGGCGCAGCAAGGGCCGGATCGTCGGCATGGACCTGGTGGAAGTGGCGCCGGCCTATGACCCGGCCGGTGTCACCTCGATCCTCGCCGCGCAATTGCTGATGAACAGTATCGGCTTCATCTTCCACGCGCGCGCCAACGCTCGCTGA